A segment of the Pseudodesulfovibrio sp. S3 genome:
GCGTTGGTGGGAGGGCTTGCTGCCGTAGGGGAAGGTCTGCGCGGGAGGGGGTCGGGGACGAGAGCCGCTGTTGGATGCCGTTGGCATCCAAGGCGCTCCACTGGATGCGAAAGGCAATCCGCTTTTTCTTTGTCCGAACTCGCCACGCCGTTTTTGAAGCATCCTACAGCGATGGGCAATTGGAAGCGGGGCTTAGAGCCTGTGATGCGCGGCGGAGCGTGGCCCGGAAAGCGTTCGTTTACGAACTTTCTTTCCCGGGCAGTGGAGCCGCGCTACAGGCTCTTGGTCCCGATTCCAGGATCACAGCCCAAAAAAGGCGTTTTTGCCTACTTTTGTCGCCTTGAACAAAAGTAGGGCGCTGTAAGAGCGCAACACTTCAAAAGGATATAGAGCCTAACCCTCACCGCGAATGCGCTACGTATCAAACAAACAACGACACCTCGTACGGAGAACGCGCTCATCACCACCGCGGATGCGCTCCGAACAAAACACTCGCCCAAAACCTATGCTGAAGCCTGCCGTCCCGAAAAACCGAAGAACCTAATCCAACAAAAAAACACCATCCCCATTGCCCCTTACAACGACCGACAATTGGAACCGAAGCTTAGAGCCTGTCTCGGGCGGCGAAGCGCAGCCCGATTGAGTCCACAGGGTGGACAGTCGTTTCGGGCAGCGAAAGCCGCCTACAGGCTCTTGGCTTCGGGTCCAGGATCACAGCCCAAAAAAAGGTGTTTTTGCCTACTTTTGTCGCCTTGAACAAAAGTAGGGCGCTGTAAGAGCGCAACACTTCAAAAGGATATAGAGCCTAACTCCCACCGCGAATGCGCTACGTCATCAACAAAGAGGCATAACCCATTATTGGGATGACGAACAAAGGATCACCGCGGATGCGCTCCGTATAATCATCCAAATGCCTCGATTTCGACGTTGGCACCGCCCAACGTCTTCCCCCTTGTTGACAGTGGGGCGGACCCCTCGTACTTTCGCCCCATGCCATACGCCCAATCCCTGACATCGGCCCATGCGGCCTTTTTGACCGATCTTTTTCCCGGTGACGGGTGCGTGCTCGCGCCCGAGGCCTTGAACGCCTTTGCCACGGATGCCAGCCGGGAGCGGGCCGTGCCGTGGTCCGTGGTCCGGCCTGAGAACCGTGAACAGATCGTCGAACTGCTCCGGTGGGCGGATGCTGAGCGTATGCCCATCTATGGGCGGTCGCGCGGCACCGGGCAGGTGGGCAACGCGGTGCCGGTCCTTGGCGGCGTGGTGGTTTCCATGTTGCGCATGAACCGGATCATCACCATCGACGACCAAGACTTCGTGGCCGAGCTTGAACCGGGCGTGGTCACGGCGGAATTGCAGGCCGCCTGCGCCAAAAAGAAGCTTTTCTATCCGCCGGACCCGGCCAGCGTGAAGACCTCCACTGTGGGCGGAAACATCTCCACCTGCGCCGGGGGGTTGCGGGCCGTGAAATACGGCGTGACCCGCGACTGGGTGCTCGGCCTGGAGGCCGTGCTGCCCGGGGGCAAGGTCCTGACCATGGGCGGACGTTCCCACAAGGATGTCGTCGGTCTGGACCTGAAACGGCTTTTTGTCGGGGCCAACGGCAAACTCGGGCTGATCACCGGGATCACGGTCAAGCTCGTTCCATTGCCCGAATCCTCGACCTCGGTGTTGGCCGGGTTTTCGGATCTGGCTTCCGCCATGGACGGGGCCATGGCCGTGTTCCAAGCCGGGCTGCTGCCGAGCGCCTGCGAGTTCATGGATGTCATGACCCTCAAGGCCGTGCGCATGGGCAGTGACATTCCTCTGGCCGATGATGCCGAAGCCGCGTTGCTGTTCAAGCTGGACGGCACGACCGAAGGTGTGGCCGCCGAGGTTCGGCGGTTGAATGCCGCGTTGAAGCTGGTGCGTCCGGTCTCGGTGGTCACGGGCAGCGGAGCAGATGAAGAGGCCCTGTGGGCGGTTCGCCGCGATATATCCCCGGCATCCTACCGTTTGAAACCGAGCAAGATTTCCGAAGACATTTCTGTGCCGCGCAGCAAAGTCGCCCGGTTGGTGGAGACAGCCCAGGCCGCGGGCCGTGATTTCGGCCTACCCGTGCTCTGTTACGGTCACCTGGGTGACGGCAACATCCACACCAATCTCATGCACGACGCAGCCGTTGCGGCCGAGGTGGAGACTGCCCATAAGGTCAAGGAACTGCTGTTCCGGGCCGCTGTGGAACTCGGCGGCACCATCTCGGGCGAGCATGGCACCGGCCTGACCAAGGCTTCCTTTGTGGCCGAGCAGCTCTCTGCAGAGGAACTGCGGATCATGACGGACGTCAGGCGAGCCTTTGATCCCCATGAAATCATGAACCCCGGCAAGGGGTGGTAGCCGCCCTGCGAAATCTCTGGTCATGTCCCGGTCCCATTCTTGAATATTGCCAAGGCCCGTGAAGGCGGGTAGGACCAGAGCATTATGTCCAACCAATGCATTTTGTGCGGCAAGTGCCTGGAGGTCTGTCCGCTGCTGAACGCCACCGGGCGCGAGGAGCTCGGCCCACGGGCCAAGGCGGACCTGTGTCGTGTGCTGACCGAAAATCCCGATCGGCTGTCCGGGGAGGACGCGGCCCAATTGGCAGGGCTGTGCCTTGGCTGCGGGCGATGCAAGGCGGTCTGCTCCCAGGGCATGGACGTGCCTGCGCTGGTGGCCGGGTTGCGGACGGCCCATCCGAATTTCAAGTCATGGCTGTGGAAGACCTGGCTGATCCTGGCAAAACAGCTCTGGTCCCCCGGCTCCAAGGCAGCCAAACTCATTCCCAAACAATTCCAATCCGAAAAACTCGGCCCCATGCTCAAGATGCTGGCCGGGCTGTCCGGCGGTCCTGGCCTGACTCCCTTTCTGATGCCCGAATCCTTCCCCGACACCTGGCGCGGCGAGAAGATGCTCCTGTTCGCAGGCTGCACCGCCAATTACGTGCAGGGCCGCTGGCTCATGACCGCATTGCGTCTGCTCGACGGTCTGGGCGTGGAGGTCCTGCCCGGTGATTTCACCTGTTGCGGCTCGGGTCTCAAGGGTGCCGGATTCGCCGACCAATCCCAGGCCATGGCCCGGAAGAATGTCGCGGTCTGGCGCAAGGCCGGACAACCGAGAATGGCCGTGTTTTGCGCCACCTGTCTGGCCGGACTGGCCGCCTATGAGGGGTGCTTCGAGTCCGAGGAAGAAGGGAAAACGTGGAAGGAATCTCTTTTCCCGTTATCGAGTGCTATGCAGGGTATTGCTTTTATGGTATCAGCCAACGTGCCGGAAAGGTTGGGCTATCATCGTCCCTGTCACGCCAATGGGGCGGACCGGGACGGGGTGTGGCTCAAGGCCGTGCTCGGCGGCCGGTTGATCGCGGCCACGGACAAACAGTGCTGCGGCTTCGGCGGCGTCATGCGTCTGGCCGCGCCAGGATTGACCGAGCCGGTCAACCGGAAATGCTGGGATGCGCTCAAGGGAGCGGACATGGTCCTGTCTGGCTGTTCCGCCTGTCTGGCCCAGCTCTCGGCAACAGCGGATGAGGGCGTGGAAGTGGGGCATTGGTTGGAAATAATAGGGTAGGTGCACATGTCGGACAAGATTTCTCCGGTGGCGATTGTGAAAGAAGCGGTGGGTACGTTCAGGCACAATCCGACTGGGTATCTTCTTCTCATCTCCATGGCCGTTCTCGTTGACTATGGGATCGCCTGGGTTTCCGTTCTTCCTGAAGAAGCTTCCCATGACGGCCTTGTGGTTATCTTGCTCGCCATCTGTGTCACGCCATGGCTGTATCGCCGGATCATCCATTGCACCATCCAAACCCTGAGGGGGAAAGAGGAACCCGTAGGGAAGCTTTGGAAGTTTGTCCTGGGGTTGATAGCCGTAAAAATATTGACCAAATTTCTGGCGTTCGTTGGGGGCTTCCTTCCCAGTGTGGGACTTGGGGTGCTTTTTGGCGCAGAACATGTGGAGATGATTTTAATGCTAGTCAGCGAGCCGATCGGCGTAATCGTACTGCTTCGATACGGATTCGTTCTGACGGCGATTGCCGTCGACGACCACTATGATTACTCGCTGGCATGGCGTTTGGGTAAAGGGCACACGCTCCGAATGATTCTGACGGCATTACCGCTTCTGTTGGCTTTTGTTTGCTCGGGCTTTTTTCTCCTTTCAGGTGACGGTTCCGCTCCCAGCGTGTTTGATCCTCTCTGGTTCAGCATGTCCGTGGTGACCGGGGCGTTGTCCGTGTTTACCCTGATGATGTATTCGGCCTGGTACGTCCGGCTCAGGGAGCGGTATGAGGTTGTTCGGAAAACAACTGTCCAAGAGGAAGAGGGAGCAACGGTGCTGCCGTCCACGGATGCAGACTTCGTTCAGAACCAGGAAGCATGAGAGGCAATGTGATGTCGGATAAGATTTCTCCTTTTGCAGTGGTCAAGGAAGCCTTCAGCATAGGTTGGGCGAGGAAGTGGACGTTTCTGGGATTGCTGCTCGTCAGCAGTTTGCCGTTTTTAATGTTGATGGGGTCGTCTATCCTGGTACCGTCACTGTCCGGTGTGTTTTTCTTCCTGGGGTTCATCCTCCATGTGCTGGCCGTAATTTTCTTGCTCACCACGGTCAACCATCTGGCCGTGACCATGCAACGGGGCGCGGGGGTGGTTCTCCCGGAGAGGCTGCCCGCTGCCATGGGCCGGGTTTTCCTGCGGGTACTCGTCATGTGGTTGGTCCTGATGGGAAGTATGCTCATGCTCGCAGTACCAGTGGGCGTGGGCATGTATTTCCTCATGCCTCAGGACGGCGGTGAAATGAGCTGGGTGTGGATGCTGTTGATTATCCCTGTCGGGATTATCGGCAATGTTGTCATGTGGGGTCTGATACTGCGCCTCTCTGTTATGATCCCCGGCGCGGCAGTGGGGCATGTCGTGGGTGTGAGGGAGGCTTTCGCCGTGACCAGGGGCCATGCCTGGCGCATGTTCTGGGCAATGTTCATCCTTATGGTTCCGGTTTTTGTCCTGGTCCTGGTCTTGGAGATATGTGCGTTCACGACCTGGACGGACGGTTCCCTCGGCTTGGTGTCCATCCTGTCTATGGTAGCCATATTTACTGTCTGTGTCCTTTTGGAAATCGTCATGCTGGTCATGAACGCGGTCTGGTACGAAAAACTCCGGCTGCGGTATGAAGGCGGGACAGTGCAGCCCGAACCTGCCGATGCGCCGGGTGTGGGGCCGTATGCGGATGTGCCTGTCGAATGATCCGGATCATCTCTGTCGAAACCATCAAGGCCGCCCCTTTTACGGGCGGTCTTCTTTGTGATATCCGATTGAACGCCGGGAAAATCCGTTTGTCACAGCATTGTCGCGTTGACTTTCCCGTTTCCGACTATATCATGCACAACAGCGTTCGCGGCCGCGCCCAAGGCCGCCAAAGATTTCCAGGAGACCCAACAGAATGCTTAAAATGATCTTCGGTTCCAAAAACGACCGATATCTCAAGAAACTCAAGCCCGTCATCGAGCAGATCAATGCGCTCGAACCCGAGATGCAAGCCCTGTCCGATGCCGATTTTCCGGCCAAGGTCGCCATGTGGAAGGGGCAGGTGTCCGCCGGGGAAATGACCCTGGACGACCTTTTGCCACAGTGCTTCGCACTGGTGCGCGAGGCGGGCAAACGCGCGTTCGATCCACCCATGCGCCATTTCGACGTGCAGCTTATCGGCGGATATGTCCTGCATCAGGGCAAGATCGCCGAGATGAAGACCGGTGAGGGCAAGACGCTCGTCGCCACCCTGGCCGTGGTCCTGAACGCCCTGTCCGGCAAGGGCGTGCACGTGGTCACGGTCAACGACTACCTGGCCGCGCGTGATGCCGAGTGGATGGGCCAGCTCTATGGTTTCCTCGGTCTGACCGTGGGCGTCATCGTGCACGGGCTGACCGACCAGCAGCGCCAGGAAGCCTATGCCGCGGACATCACTTACGGCACCAACAACGAGTTCGGTTTCGACTACCTGCGCGACAACAT
Coding sequences within it:
- a CDS encoding (Fe-S)-binding protein, with amino-acid sequence MSNQCILCGKCLEVCPLLNATGREELGPRAKADLCRVLTENPDRLSGEDAAQLAGLCLGCGRCKAVCSQGMDVPALVAGLRTAHPNFKSWLWKTWLILAKQLWSPGSKAAKLIPKQFQSEKLGPMLKMLAGLSGGPGLTPFLMPESFPDTWRGEKMLLFAGCTANYVQGRWLMTALRLLDGLGVEVLPGDFTCCGSGLKGAGFADQSQAMARKNVAVWRKAGQPRMAVFCATCLAGLAAYEGCFESEEEGKTWKESLFPLSSAMQGIAFMVSANVPERLGYHRPCHANGADRDGVWLKAVLGGRLIAATDKQCCGFGGVMRLAAPGLTEPVNRKCWDALKGADMVLSGCSACLAQLSATADEGVEVGHWLEIIG
- a CDS encoding FAD-linked oxidase C-terminal domain-containing protein; translation: MPYAQSLTSAHAAFLTDLFPGDGCVLAPEALNAFATDASRERAVPWSVVRPENREQIVELLRWADAERMPIYGRSRGTGQVGNAVPVLGGVVVSMLRMNRIITIDDQDFVAELEPGVVTAELQAACAKKKLFYPPDPASVKTSTVGGNISTCAGGLRAVKYGVTRDWVLGLEAVLPGGKVLTMGGRSHKDVVGLDLKRLFVGANGKLGLITGITVKLVPLPESSTSVLAGFSDLASAMDGAMAVFQAGLLPSACEFMDVMTLKAVRMGSDIPLADDAEAALLFKLDGTTEGVAAEVRRLNAALKLVRPVSVVTGSGADEEALWAVRRDISPASYRLKPSKISEDISVPRSKVARLVETAQAAGRDFGLPVLCYGHLGDGNIHTNLMHDAAVAAEVETAHKVKELLFRAAVELGGTISGEHGTGLTKASFVAEQLSAEELRIMTDVRRAFDPHEIMNPGKGW